The Cellulomonas sp. S1-8 genome has a window encoding:
- a CDS encoding AAA family ATPase: MSAPALPGAQADPGDPRRPWRAGALLSVFAAAGVLTSADVRVAERLGLLTGEDDPTVHLAAALAVRAVRSGSVCVDLADAPTLTAEGSPDDPDAPVPDVPLPWPDLDAWTAAVRGSALVADGVDGPADRPVRWVDGRVYLDRYWRDEQVVRRDVDERLASLLDVDDAAVGAAVQARFPRPQDARQRLATATAALSRLTVLTGGPGTGKTTTVARLVAVLRDVAGPGLRVALAAPTGKAAARLQEAVNAELDRMARDAGDVAAAAPLTASTVHRLLGWRPSSTRFAHDRTHRLPHDVVVLDEASMVSLPLLARVLDALRPDARLVLVGDPDQLASVEVGAVLGDLVARPVRDGSLPGRLAGLLPGDVPGGDGPGGDGPGGDGPGGDGPVGDGPVAHGRGADPAADDARDRAALHGGVVRLVVPHRFGHDLGELADAVRRGDADTALTLLRAGGAHVSLVEPAGPTPTDDEVPGLRLDIAATGALIAASARAGDAAGALEALGTHRLLLAHRRGPAGVARWAALAQRWVEDATLDREHSPWAIGRPLLVTTNDRTTGLSNGDTGVIVSDGAGGVVAAFGEPRAPRLVRPHRLPAVEPVHAMTVHRAQGSQFALVSVVLPPASSPLLTRELLYTAVTRAREHVRVVGSADAVRVAVERPVRRASGLRFER; this comes from the coding sequence ATGAGCGCGCCCGCGCTGCCCGGGGCGCAGGCCGACCCGGGTGACCCGCGTCGTCCCTGGCGCGCGGGGGCGCTGCTGTCGGTGTTCGCCGCCGCGGGCGTCCTGACGTCGGCCGACGTGCGTGTCGCCGAGCGGCTGGGCCTGCTGACCGGTGAGGACGACCCGACCGTGCACCTGGCCGCTGCGCTGGCCGTGCGCGCGGTCCGGTCGGGGTCGGTGTGCGTCGACCTGGCCGACGCGCCGACGCTCACGGCGGAGGGCTCCCCCGACGACCCCGACGCACCGGTGCCCGACGTGCCGCTGCCGTGGCCGGACCTCGACGCGTGGACCGCCGCCGTGCGCGGCAGCGCGCTCGTCGCCGACGGCGTCGACGGGCCTGCGGACCGGCCGGTGCGCTGGGTCGACGGGCGCGTGTACCTCGACCGCTACTGGCGGGACGAGCAGGTGGTGCGCCGGGACGTCGACGAGCGGCTCGCGTCGCTGCTCGACGTCGACGACGCGGCCGTGGGCGCCGCGGTGCAGGCCCGGTTCCCCCGGCCGCAGGACGCCCGGCAGCGGCTCGCCACGGCGACGGCGGCCCTGTCCCGGCTGACGGTGCTCACAGGTGGTCCGGGCACGGGCAAGACGACGACGGTCGCGCGGCTGGTGGCGGTGCTGCGCGACGTCGCCGGGCCGGGCCTGCGGGTCGCGCTCGCCGCGCCGACGGGCAAGGCGGCCGCGCGCCTGCAGGAGGCGGTGAACGCCGAGCTCGACCGCATGGCCCGCGACGCGGGCGACGTTGCGGCGGCCGCACCGCTGACGGCGTCGACCGTGCACCGCCTGCTGGGCTGGCGGCCGTCGAGCACGCGGTTCGCGCACGACCGCACGCACCGGCTGCCGCACGACGTCGTCGTCCTCGACGAGGCGTCGATGGTGTCGCTGCCGCTGCTCGCGCGCGTGCTCGACGCCCTGCGCCCCGACGCGCGGCTGGTGCTCGTCGGCGACCCGGACCAGCTCGCATCGGTCGAGGTGGGTGCGGTGCTGGGCGACCTCGTCGCACGCCCGGTGCGCGACGGGTCGCTGCCGGGGCGCCTGGCGGGGCTGCTGCCGGGGGACGTCCCGGGTGGTGACGGGCCGGGTGGCGACGGGCCTGGTGGTGACGGGCCTGGTGGTGACGGGCCGGTTGGCGACGGGCCGGTTGCTCACGGGCGTGGTGCCGACCCTGCGGCGGACGACGCCCGTGACCGCGCCGCCCTGCACGGCGGCGTCGTGCGGCTCGTCGTGCCCCACCGGTTCGGTCACGACCTCGGCGAGCTCGCCGACGCGGTGCGCCGCGGCGACGCCGACACCGCGCTGACCCTGCTGCGCGCAGGCGGCGCGCACGTGTCCCTCGTCGAGCCCGCCGGGCCCACGCCGACGGACGACGAGGTCCCCGGGCTGCGACTCGACATCGCCGCGACGGGCGCGCTGATCGCGGCGTCCGCGCGCGCCGGGGACGCCGCCGGCGCCCTCGAGGCGCTCGGCACGCACCGCCTGCTGCTCGCCCACCGGCGCGGTCCCGCGGGTGTGGCCCGGTGGGCGGCGCTGGCGCAGCGCTGGGTCGAGGACGCGACGCTCGACCGCGAGCACAGCCCCTGGGCGATCGGCCGTCCGCTGCTCGTCACGACCAACGACCGCACCACGGGCCTCTCGAACGGCGACACGGGCGTCATCGTGTCCGACGGCGCCGGCGGCGTGGTCGCGGCATTCGGCGAACCGCGCGCCCCGCGGCTCGTCCGCCCCCACCGCCTGCCCGCCGTCGAGCCGGTGCACGCCATGACGGTGCACCGCGCGCAGGGCAGCCAGTTCGCGCTGGTATCCGTCGTCCTGCCTCCCGCGTCGTCCCCGCTGCTGACCCGCGAGCTGCTGTACACCGCGGTCACGCGCGCCCGGGAGCACGTCCGCGTCGTCGGCTCCGCGGACGCCGTCCGCGTCGCCGTCGAGCGCCCGGTCCGACGAGCCAGCGGCCTGCGCTTCGAACGCTGA
- a CDS encoding YbdD/YjiX family protein: MRTRWSARSRRSTRWSATRTCSLVGSTDVSAPGAVPERGWSALSRASGVGRAGWTALSRVGRGVRWYVRELTGEAAYDRDVAAHARAHPDHPPLTRAQWWRARDDARESMAHDRCC, from the coding sequence GTGCGCACCCGCTGGAGCGCAAGGTCGAGGCGGAGTACGCGGTGGTCGGCGACCCGCACCTGCTCGCTGGTGGGAAGCACTGACGTGAGCGCACCGGGAGCGGTGCCCGAGCGGGGCTGGAGTGCTCTCTCGCGGGCTTCGGGGGTGGGGCGTGCGGGTTGGACCGCCCTCTCGCGGGTGGGGCGGGGGGTGCGGTGGTACGTGCGGGAGCTGACGGGCGAGGCCGCGTACGACCGGGACGTCGCCGCGCACGCCCGCGCGCACCCGGACCACCCCCCGCTGACGCGCGCGCAGTGGTGGCGCGCGCGAGACGACGCCCGCGAGTCCATGGCCCACGACCGCTGCTGCTGA
- a CDS encoding carbon starvation CstA family protein: MTTTRDAQLPEYTPDEQAAVLRDDRGVPVGVVERPRWTPAKVALWVAISLVGAVGWTMLAIVRGERVNTIWFVVTAVATYTIAYRFYALYVQRRIMRPDDTRATPAERVNNGRDFDPTDRRVLYGHHFAAIAGAGPLVGPVLAAQMGYLPGTLWIILGVVVAGGVQDMLVLFYSMRRGGRSLGQMARDEIGRFGGTVAIVVVFVMLMIVLAVLALVCVNALAESPWGVFSVGCTIPIALLMGLYLRFLRPGRVTEVSLIGFAALLAAIIGGRWVAESSWGEFFHLAPTSLVVWMVIYGFLAAVLPVWLLLTPRDYLSTFMKVGTIVVLAVGIVVVRPIAQMPDVTEFAFNTEGPVFAGALFPFLFITIACGALSGMHAMVASGTTPKMIQKESQTRMIGYGGMLMESFVAVMALAAAVSLNQGVYFSMNMSPAAIQSTAGEQFSPDASPEENAEAAIGNLRVSDPAGNQPEITWDTVVDGEDVTLTGAAALEAVATDVGEPSVVSRTGGAPTLAVGMANIMHNVVGGKAMMSFWYHFAIMFEALFILSAVDAVTRVARFQLGDAIGNALPRFRDPSWRLGSWLTTGVVVAAWGSLLLMGVTDPNGGIRTLFPLFGIANQLIAACALTIVTVMVVKKGYVKWAWIPLLPLAFDTATTFAASYQKIFSSDLAVGYWALHQATKDKIAGGELSGQALADATATVRNSAIQGTLSIAFVVLVALLMAAALMSVVTALRAGAAQGKDVGDSEDPHVPSHFYAPSGLGAHPLERKVEAEYAVVGDPHLLAGGKH, encoded by the coding sequence ATGACCACCACGCGCGACGCGCAGCTGCCCGAGTACACGCCCGACGAGCAGGCCGCGGTCCTGCGCGACGACCGCGGGGTGCCCGTGGGCGTCGTCGAGAGACCGCGGTGGACCCCAGCGAAGGTCGCGCTGTGGGTGGCGATCTCCCTGGTCGGGGCGGTCGGCTGGACGATGCTGGCGATCGTCCGCGGGGAGCGCGTCAACACCATCTGGTTCGTGGTCACCGCCGTGGCGACGTACACGATCGCGTACCGGTTCTACGCGCTGTACGTCCAGCGGCGCATCATGCGTCCCGACGACACCCGGGCGACCCCGGCCGAGCGCGTCAACAACGGCCGGGACTTCGACCCCACGGACCGACGCGTGCTGTACGGGCACCACTTCGCGGCCATCGCCGGCGCCGGCCCGCTGGTCGGGCCCGTGCTCGCGGCGCAGATGGGCTACCTGCCCGGGACGCTGTGGATCATCCTCGGCGTCGTCGTCGCGGGCGGCGTCCAGGACATGCTGGTGCTGTTCTACTCGATGCGCCGCGGGGGCCGCTCCCTGGGGCAGATGGCCCGCGACGAGATCGGGCGGTTCGGCGGCACCGTCGCCATCGTCGTCGTGTTCGTCATGCTGATGATCGTGCTGGCGGTGCTCGCGCTGGTCTGCGTGAACGCGCTCGCGGAGTCCCCGTGGGGCGTGTTCTCGGTCGGTTGCACCATCCCGATCGCGCTGCTCATGGGCCTGTACCTGCGGTTCCTGCGGCCGGGGCGGGTCACCGAGGTGTCGCTCATCGGGTTCGCCGCGCTCCTCGCCGCCATCATCGGCGGACGGTGGGTCGCGGAGTCGTCGTGGGGCGAGTTCTTCCACCTCGCCCCGACGTCGCTCGTCGTGTGGATGGTGATCTACGGGTTCCTCGCCGCCGTGCTGCCCGTCTGGCTGCTGCTGACGCCCCGGGACTACCTGTCGACGTTCATGAAGGTCGGCACGATCGTCGTGCTCGCCGTCGGCATCGTCGTCGTCCGGCCGATCGCGCAGATGCCCGACGTCACCGAGTTCGCGTTCAACACCGAGGGCCCCGTGTTCGCCGGTGCGCTGTTCCCGTTCCTGTTCATCACCATCGCGTGCGGCGCGCTGTCCGGGATGCACGCCATGGTCGCGTCCGGGACGACGCCCAAGATGATCCAGAAGGAGTCGCAGACCCGCATGATCGGGTACGGCGGCATGCTCATGGAGTCGTTCGTCGCCGTCATGGCGCTGGCCGCCGCGGTGTCGCTCAACCAGGGCGTGTACTTCTCGATGAACATGTCGCCCGCCGCGATCCAGTCGACCGCGGGCGAGCAGTTCTCGCCCGACGCGTCACCCGAGGAGAACGCCGAGGCCGCCATCGGCAACCTGCGCGTCTCCGACCCCGCGGGCAACCAGCCCGAGATCACGTGGGACACCGTCGTCGACGGCGAGGACGTCACGCTCACCGGCGCGGCCGCGCTCGAGGCCGTCGCGACGGACGTGGGCGAACCCTCCGTCGTCTCCCGCACCGGAGGCGCCCCGACGCTCGCGGTCGGGATGGCGAACATCATGCACAACGTCGTCGGCGGCAAGGCGATGATGTCGTTCTGGTACCACTTCGCGATCATGTTCGAGGCGCTGTTCATCCTGTCCGCCGTCGACGCCGTGACGCGCGTCGCGCGCTTCCAGCTCGGCGACGCGATCGGCAATGCCCTGCCCAGGTTCCGCGACCCCAGCTGGCGGCTCGGGTCCTGGCTGACGACGGGCGTCGTCGTCGCTGCGTGGGGCTCGCTGCTGCTCATGGGCGTGACCGACCCCAACGGCGGCATCCGCACCCTGTTCCCGCTGTTCGGCATCGCGAACCAGCTCATCGCCGCGTGCGCGCTCACCATCGTCACCGTGATGGTCGTGAAGAAGGGCTACGTGAAGTGGGCGTGGATCCCGCTGCTGCCGCTCGCGTTCGACACCGCGACGACCTTTGCGGCGTCCTACCAGAAGATCTTCTCCAGCGACCTGGCCGTCGGGTACTGGGCGCTGCACCAGGCGACGAAGGACAAGATCGCCGGTGGGGAGCTCAGCGGGCAGGCGCTCGCGGACGCCACCGCCACGGTCCGCAACAGCGCGATCCAGGGGACGCTGTCCATCGCGTTCGTCGTGCTCGTCGCGCTGCTCATGGCGGCCGCCCTCATGTCGGTCGTGACGGCGCTGCGGGCCGGCGCCGCGCAGGGCAAGGACGTCGGGGACAGCGAGGACCCGCACGTGCCGTCGCACTTCTACGCGCCGTCGGGCCTGGGTGCGCACCCGCTGGAGCGCAAGGTCGAGGCGGAGTACGCGGTGGTCGGCGACCCGCACCTGCTCGCTGGTGGGAAGCACTGA
- a CDS encoding SRPBCC family protein: MTTEVEKSVLVNVPVSVAYNQWTQFEEFPHFMGGVKKVEQLSDDRLH; this comes from the coding sequence ATGACGACCGAGGTCGAGAAGTCCGTCCTGGTGAACGTGCCGGTGTCCGTGGCCTACAACCAGTGGACGCAGTTCGAGGAGTTCCCCCACTTCATGGGCGGGGTCAAGAAGGTCGAGCAGCTCAGCGACGACCGGCTGCACTAG